In the Pelmatolapia mariae isolate MD_Pm_ZW linkage group LG10_11, Pm_UMD_F_2, whole genome shotgun sequence genome, TGACTCCTGCAACAACGCACTTCTGTCAGGCAGGCTTCTTTCTAAGACATTTATATGGTATAAAACAGCAgctaaaacagaaacacagtgcTCAGGCTATATGCAGTATGAACCCTGAAAAGCTTAGGCTAAACTACCAACGCCTGGATGATAGACAGCTTCAAATGAAGGCCATGCATGCTCCGATGCGATTTCTAAAATGCTGTAATATACCGAGTATTGCAATAAGATATTTTTATGATTTCTCACCTCTTTTCAACAGCAAATTATGTCCTAAAAGTTCAACTTTATCAATATCTGGTTTATTCAATAAGATAAAGTTATCTCACTTCAGCATCACTGTCACTAAAACCCGCCATATCAATCTGCTGTCTGATTTTTACTCATATGGCTGGACCACAAGTTTGCTCTGAATTATTATTGTCCAGCTAAGTGTTGGGCATTTTTCAGTTGAGCTGATTTCATGGGATGAAGCCTCTTGTTTGTAGTGAACTCAGTGTTTTAACATATTTcataaaatatcgatatttggTGGCCCTGTATCGATACAATATCACCACGCAAAATATCACGATACTACATCGTATCAGGTTGTTTTTTATACCCCACCCTTACCCGATAGGTCTTTGAGATTCATTAAATACACAGACTGTTAATATAGTCACATATATAAagcttaaaaatatttcttctacTAGAAATGAGCAAGAAAACTGAGCTTGGTCTTCAGGAGGAAAAGGGAACAACTCACTTGGACTTCCTGTTTGATCACAACTGGTTTCAGAGGGCTTTTAATCTCTTCTTTAGGCTGAGGAATATCTGCATTGAGTAGTTCTAAATcctaaaaaaaaaggtggaaacTGAGAAATAATCATTCTCAAACATAGCTGGGTTATAGTTGGGTATACTGATGTAGTTTCAGTTTCAGCTTCAGTTGTCTGCAGACTGAATTACAGACAGTAAATCATCTTTCCTCACCTCAATGAAGGACACATCATCTTCTTCAAAAGGAATCACATCTTTACTCGTACTGGCTGATGACATTTCTTCTAGTTTACTCGACCCACGATTAGCCATTGTGTAGTCAGCTGGGTCAGCTGGCTCTGTCTTAATACGGACAGCGTGCTGTTCAGATTGCTGGCTGTTCTTCTGCAAACTCGATTCTTTCTCCGAACCTGCCTGTGGCCCTTGATTGGTTATCCCATTTTTCTCTAGGTGGACCCGTTGCCTCTTGCTCGAAGACTCCGCAGTATTTAAAACTTGTTTCTGTTTAGCTGAACTGTGCTCAGGTTTTGCTTGCTGGCCTTGATTAATTGAGGGTTGCTCATCAAAGCAGTCCATATCTTCAGACATAATGGactccagctcctccatctgTATCACATCTTCCATCTCCTTCCTCTTTCTACTCTGTGGTTCCTCTGAGCGAGCCTCTGACCGTCCTGCGAACAAATCAGCTGCTGACCTGAGTGGAGTCTGGGACACAGTAGCAGGGCCTCTGTGTGTAAGTGGGGGGATTTCTTCAGACACGGCTGGGGTGTGTGGTGCCCGAGCAGTGACGGATGATGCTAGTGCAGGTCGCTTTGGCTCTGACGTGACAGCTGAGGGCTCGTCCTCCAAATGCCTGGATGAGAGGATAAAATAGAGAGAGATGGGCAGAAATAgataaagtttttttctttaactggtttcaattaaataatttatattaaagtaaatatatatatatatatatatatatatatatgaaaaagaTTCATTTCATGTGGTACTACTTCCTCTTTATTCCAGTATGACAGAGATTAATTTGCAAAGATCTGAAGTGTCATAATTTGAGGTCCCATGAGAGAAAACAGTCACACGTTTGTCttcaaaactttttaaaaaaaaaaaaatctaaacagtGTGATTTCCTgctatgggttttctttttcaatccTAAACACAGATTTACCTTTTCTTGCTGGCTGGCTGAAAGAAAGTGGTCAGAGTCGACTGTTTCTGCGGAGAAGCTTGTGAAGAGATTTTTGGTTTCTGAGGAGACTGCTTCGGAGGGAAAGTCTTGGTGCCACTGTTAGTCTTAGGAGTTGATGGCTGTGGTCTGATGTCAAAACCGTCTTCAcctgaaacagaaaaacactcatttttaaaaataaagatattAGCAGAACAGGTATTAGGCTGGAACATGCATAGCTGTTGACAAGGTAGATGactgaccttgaggtcaaggtcGCCATGTTTTAAACTCGTCTGAGATTTTTAGTAATTTCAAAATCCTATATCGTCTTGTTCTTGAGTTATCGTATTCACGGCACCCACAACAAAACCCTATACCTGCATTTTTTATGGCCGAGGAGTAAAAATACAGCACGGGTGCTGGATTAGTCCTCTGTGAAGCTCAGACAATGTAAGAAAACTATCAATCGTTGTATCTCTGATTCACTCATGCAGCTACCTGCTAGCTTGGATTCAGACTTCTTCTGTGATTCTGCGTTTGCTGCAGTGGTGAACGATGAGCTCATTGTTTCATCCACAACACACTGAGTGGTCGTTTTCTGAGCCACGAGGCTGGATACACGCAGCTGACTGGCATACTGGTGCGGCTTCTTCTCAGGCGTCTCCCCTACCGACGTCACCCCGGTGACCTCAGAAACCCGCATCCTGAAAACGCAAAAAAGTGAACTAAAACACCTCAGATGAAGAAGACGACTAAGGCAACGTTTTTGACGGGGACATCATGGTGTCTGTAAGTGCTTGTCTGAACCTGTGTGATGTCTCTGTGTTCGCTGCATACGCCGTGATGTTCTGCGATGCTGCAGGTAACACGGTCTCATCCACAGCTACGCTCTGTGACAGCGAGGCGCTTGGGATTCTGGGTGTCACTTTTGGTACAGAGTCtaagacacaaaaaagaaacaaagcaatTCGAGGAAACGTATAAGAAAACAAATAACTATAGAAactcttgtgtgtgtttttttgtttggtcaGCCACCTGAGTCTGAGCTTGAGGGATTGCAGTATTTTTCACAGGAAGCATAGATGGCAGCCAGACCGATTTCAGACTCTGTGATGACTCGAAGGCCTTTTCTGTGCCAGTGTTAAAAGGAGAAAGGTTCAGAAATCATTCAGTCAACACAAacaaatgatcaacaccctgcAGAAcaaagggagtgtgaacctttcAACGATGCTCTTCACAGAGTTTGCCCACTCTGTTGCGGAGGGAGACAGCAGAGTTTGGGAGGCACCTGTTGTAAAATCGACCACACAGCTCTGCGGAGACTCCAGCAGGTCACGAGGCAGGCTGCCCTCCTCCAGCAGCTGACTCCTGCCACCTCCAAAACTCACTGCCACACGAAGGCGCTTCAGCTGGAAACAGCATAGAGGAGCCGCAtattaacacacatacacaaataaacTACAGATAAACATAGAAACATCAGTTTAACAAGGATGCCCCTCATGCCAAACTCTTGAGTGAATATCTGCCCAGAGATTGCTTTTGGCTCCTTTGAATTTCACCTTCACCTCCTTTGCCTCCTCAGACAAAAGCTCTTTTTGCCTGGTGAAGTTTATAGTTATTTCAATTGTTCCAGCATCCAGCACTTCAGCTACCTGGGGAAAGTTACCCAGAgctacagagaaaacaaaagcactgtTTTCTGCTTTCATTGTGCGCGCATGCCTTCAGTTTCCTGTGAGATATCATCCCTGCTGCacagtgaaagcaaagcagatAAGCAGACAATCTAAATATGGATGGTgtcatatttatttacattcCAATGATAATTTGAAGCCAAAAAGTTAGTTATTCAAAGCATGGATGCAACGTAGGTTGTATAAAGTTAACAAAAATACCACATTACAGTTAGCAGAGTGTGCAcgtcaaaagaaaaacatgtaaaaaggaTAAAAAGATGAATCCATTAGGTCTTTAACCTCATTCATCTCACATAAGAGAAAAGGCCAAACAAGACAGCAGAGATAAGTTTATGTCCCTGATGAGGTTTCATAATGTGAAAATGCCCTGCGGTGCACCAGAACTCACCTCATCTGCACAACcaggtgtttttatttatttatccataTATGATTTATCACAATGGGACTTAACCATAAATTCTACACAAGAAGTACTGAAGTATGCGCTAATGTCTTTGTTAAATATTAGgatggatggatccatgctttcttgttatttacaccaaattctggtGCCTAAATGCAGTGAGCTGCTGCAATGTTATTGTCTGATTAGATGTTTTTGTTAAAGAGTAGTTGAATAAgtgtatctaataaagtggcagGTGAGTGTATATTGTGATTAGATAAGAATTTGGTTTGCATTAGACTGTgttaatacacattttaaatgaaaacatttagtTCTAGTTGGTGGGAATTTGTAggataaaaaaaattcagaggTTTCCGCCAACCTTGCAAATGAAACCCAATCATGAGAGAAAGAAGCAGAAGGCAGTTATACTGCCACCACAAGTCATGACAGACAATATAACTTGCAACCCTGAACTCTGTACAGCAAGATCAAAAAAAGGTGACTAACCTGTTTGGCGCTGAGGAAAATAAAGGTCCGTCCACTGAAAAGCTGTTTGCGAAGTGGAACCGCTCCAAGATTAACATCGTCTTTATTCAAGCTGGGCTCATCGATCTCAGGaatgaagcttaaaaaacacagagagaagacaGCGTTGAGCTCAGCTTCAGCGTTACTGTGTATCCATGGGAATGGTTTGTATTGTACCTCTCAGCTTTAGGAGGCGGTAACTTCTGCTGAACAGCTCTGCTGAGCTCTGAGAAGAACTCTGGCTTCACGATGGGACAGCAGCACAGCAGAGCAGAAATGGTctgattaagaaaaaaacaaaaccaaaacagtaaCGAACAAACATGTCACAGGAGCTAATGATGGTACAAAGTCGGGTCCTGACCTTAATGGTAACTTTAACAGAAGACATAACCAGGTGGGTGCAGTCCTGAGACCAGCTGCTGACCAGCTTTCCACCCAAAGCTAGCACGGCCTGAGAGAGCGACGCTTGGCCATCGTTGTCCAAACACGATGAACACACGACTGGCTGCAGATGAAACACACTAACACAAAGAGGACACGGTGATTGAGATACAACCAACCACAATCAGAACGTTTTATTAATCCAAGAGAAAATTACGAGGTCACTGTTGCACCAAGACAGTAAGAACAGTAACAAACAAgtacaaataataaataatatgacAAAACAGCTCTCATAATAGTATAGCTAACCAAAGTTGAAACTGAGCTTGTTATTTTTTGTATGCATGCGCAGATAAAACAATCCTTTTAGAATTAGCTTTTGTAAAAGTtctcaaaaagttgattctgttcatctggatgtagcgttttcagtgggggaaacgtttcatcactcatccaattgacctcttcagtctcagctgactgcaggtttccccaaccttataaacagtacattgcacaatgactgaaactagcaccactgaatgaataatgggctgggaggtcagttccttgatcattaacatgcaaattctcatgaccatgaaacgtttctcccactgaaaacgctacgtccagaacagaatcaaccttttgggatttacttacctggatgattaagcatgcatcaagacattgtGTAAAAATTCAAGAAATATAACCATATCTCTTCTGCATACCTGAATTTGCTTTGAAAAACCCCAAAAGTCACTAAATCCCCTGATTTCAGGTTCACCGGTGTTGTAATCTGTTGGTTGTTGACAAATGTACCATACTTGGAGGTGTCTTTCAGAGTCAGCGTCTAAAAAGCAGAATACATGAGAGCAACCATCACATGTTCAATGTCTTTACTGAAGATCGGTCTCAGTATTGCTATCAGCGTTCATCATCTGACCAAACATGTTGACTATGTGCCAGACTCCATCACTCCCATCACTTTTCTGATTAGATATTAATGCGAAATAATTAATGCATTCTTGAATTATGAATAAAACCATTTTTGGGAGGTCACGGTGACATCCAAGGGAGATAAAATGGCACAGAAGTTAAACTGTAATGAAAGTCAAGCTTTAATagacatttttatcattttagatATGTTTTATAGTCCAGCAGGTTTATGAATGTATCAATAAAAGGCATCAAgtaaacagaaagagaaagaaacaaattcAGAAGCTTCTTAAGGCAAGCAACAAGAAACCACACAGATCTGGCAAGCCAAACAATCCATATTTGGCAGCTGATAAATACTGTGGGAGCTCCATGTGAGTCTCAGAAGAACAAAACAATGTGTGAGCATGtagcagttttttaaaattgcaattaaaatga is a window encoding:
- the nbn gene encoding nibrin gives rise to the protein MWILTPQQPRAEACYLLSGKAYVVGRKNCDILLPSDQSISRAHAHLSATEQTLTLKDTSKYGTFVNNQQITTPVNLKSGDLVTFGVFQSKFSVFHLQPVVCSSCLDNDGQASLSQAVLALGGKLVSSWSQDCTHLVMSSVKVTIKTISALLCCCPIVKPEFFSELSRAVQQKLPPPKAESFIPEIDEPSLNKDDVNLGAVPLRKQLFSGRTFIFLSAKQLKRLRVAVSFGGGRSQLLEEGSLPRDLLESPQSCVVDFTTGASQTLLSPSATEWANSVKSIVERKGLRVITESEIGLAAIYASCEKYCNPSSSDSDSVPKVTPRIPSASLSQSVAVDETVLPAASQNITAYAANTETSHRMRVSEVTGVTSVGETPEKKPHQYASQLRVSSLVAQKTTTQCVVDETMSSSFTTAANAESQKKSESKLAGEDGFDIRPQPSTPKTNSGTKTFPPKQSPQKPKISSQASPQKQSTLTTFFQPASKKRHLEDEPSAVTSEPKRPALASSVTARAPHTPAVSEEIPPLTHRGPATVSQTPLRSAADLFAGRSEARSEEPQSRKRKEMEDVIQMEELESIMSEDMDCFDEQPSINQGQQAKPEHSSAKQKQVLNTAESSSKRQRVHLEKNGITNQGPQAGSEKESSLQKNSQQSEQHAVRIKTEPADPADYTMANRGSSKLEEMSSASTSKDVIPFEEDDVSFIEDLELLNADIPQPKEEIKSPLKPVVIKQEVQESKIDEDLPKKLLLVEFKSLTVAAPPKAKQNQMQGNGHIKNFKCFRKNRVPGSEGFHHIIGGSDMLVHNRGKNSDLDEWLKDAAEEEQQSRRDETIGDDLFRYNPTKLSKRR